In one window of Chryseobacterium sp. JV274 DNA:
- a CDS encoding carboxypeptidase-like regulatory domain-containing protein, whose amino-acid sequence MTENIETFGLRKFLLFLMLLCSTFIFSQQTVTGRVVDDNGENLSKVIVINMSSDKKVYSDSEGVFSIEANPNDELRFVKEDFNRTSRRVLTNGVNSPLFITLYQIPRDVGEVKIVKKLTGDLETDSRIVAKVDKGEQVRDAVGLPQPVGKMREKPAEVKSVLLPILLGNLNVQGVYDLISGKARRQKRQYRYDDLQEHVAWIRDRIDDDYFVKAGIPADRISEFIQFSFLAKPQVRTYVKAKNLSGVMLRLEETVPLFIVRLKENQK is encoded by the coding sequence ATGACTGAAAATATTGAAACATTTGGGCTGAGAAAATTTCTTCTTTTCCTTATGCTTCTGTGCAGTACTTTTATTTTTTCTCAGCAGACCGTAACAGGACGGGTAGTGGATGATAATGGAGAAAACTTAAGTAAAGTGATTGTTATCAACATGTCTTCCGACAAAAAGGTATATTCTGATTCAGAAGGGGTGTTCTCTATAGAAGCCAATCCGAATGATGAACTGAGATTTGTAAAAGAAGACTTCAACAGAACATCCAGAAGAGTTCTTACCAATGGTGTTAATTCTCCGCTGTTTATTACTCTTTATCAGATTCCGAGAGATGTAGGAGAAGTGAAGATTGTAAAAAAACTAACGGGAGATCTGGAAACAGATTCACGGATTGTTGCAAAAGTAGATAAAGGAGAACAGGTGAGAGATGCAGTAGGGCTTCCACAGCCGGTTGGAAAAATGAGAGAAAAACCAGCCGAAGTGAAGAGTGTTCTTTTGCCGATACTTTTAGGAAATCTGAATGTTCAGGGAGTTTATGATCTGATAAGTGGTAAAGCGAGAAGACAGAAAAGACAATATAGATATGATGATCTTCAGGAACATGTTGCCTGGATTCGGGACAGGATAGATGATGATTATTTTGTAAAAGCCGGAATCCCCGCTGACAGAATTTCAGAATTTATTCAGTTTTCATTTTTAGCAAAACCTCAGGTACGAACCTATGTGAAAGCAAAAAATCTTTCAGGAGTAATGCTGAGGTTAGAAGAAACAGTACCTCTTTTTATCGTAAGACTGAAAGAAAACCAAAAGTAG
- a CDS encoding SIMPL domain-containing protein has protein sequence MNKNIFAVAIAALGFIIGLGFLGNAIKNRNKSENTISVTGLGTKQFTSDLITWSGSFSKNNADLKSAYDELATDRKVINDYLLSKGIQQKEIVFSSVDIQKQFKSYNDTNGNYVQGEFSGYNLTQKVSIESKEVGKIENLSRNITEIINRGIEFTSSSPAYFYTKLATVKQEMIASATKDAKERAEKIAENSGSSLGNLKKATMGVIQITAPNSNEDYSYGGTFNTSSKEKEASITIKLEYEVN, from the coding sequence ATGAATAAAAATATTTTTGCAGTAGCTATAGCCGCGCTGGGTTTCATAATCGGGCTCGGATTTTTAGGAAACGCCATTAAAAACAGAAACAAATCTGAAAATACAATTTCCGTAACAGGCCTCGGTACCAAACAGTTTACATCAGACCTGATCACCTGGTCCGGAAGTTTTTCCAAAAATAATGCTGATCTGAAATCGGCTTATGATGAGTTGGCGACAGACAGAAAAGTAATCAATGACTATCTGCTTTCAAAAGGTATACAGCAGAAGGAGATTGTATTTTCTTCCGTAGATATCCAAAAACAGTTCAAAAGTTATAATGATACCAATGGAAATTACGTACAGGGAGAATTCTCAGGTTATAATCTTACCCAAAAAGTTTCTATTGAAAGTAAAGAAGTAGGAAAAATAGAAAACCTATCCAGAAATATTACGGAAATTATCAATCGCGGAATTGAATTCACCTCTTCTTCACCAGCCTATTTTTACACTAAACTGGCTACCGTGAAACAGGAAATGATTGCCAGTGCGACAAAAGATGCCAAAGAACGTGCTGAAAAAATTGCTGAGAATTCTGGAAGCAGCCTGGGAAATCTGAAGAAAGCAACAATGGGAGTAATCCAGATTACAGCCCCCAATTCTAATGAAGACTATTCCTATGGAGGAACTTTCAATACTTCTTCCAAAGAAAAAGAAGCCAGTATTACCATAAAACTTGAGTACGAAGTAAACTAA
- a CDS encoding GNAT family N-acetyltransferase: MEFLPITSAEDHRIQEIYASYTTTFPVDEQRDKEQFEGLFSNPYVKFMSVVHESEAIGYLILWELSTFVFVEHFEVFEAFRSKKLGSHIINHISENYPGVILEIEPADLSEDAARRYSFYQRNNFSLIDDTHIQPSYGEGKKSLNLWLLANYTPENVEETKKEIYNIIYH, from the coding sequence ATGGAATTTTTACCGATCACTTCTGCTGAAGATCATAGAATTCAGGAAATCTATGCTTCTTACACCACTACTTTTCCTGTAGACGAACAAAGGGATAAAGAACAGTTTGAGGGTTTATTTTCAAACCCTTATGTAAAGTTCATGTCTGTTGTCCATGAGTCTGAAGCTATTGGCTACCTCATCTTGTGGGAGCTTAGCACTTTTGTTTTTGTAGAGCATTTTGAAGTATTTGAAGCATTCAGAAGTAAGAAACTGGGTTCTCATATCATCAATCATATCTCAGAAAACTATCCGGGGGTTATTTTAGAAATTGAACCTGCAGATTTGAGTGAAGATGCTGCAAGACGTTATTCTTTTTATCAGAGAAATAATTTCAGTCTGATTGACGATACTCATATTCAGCCAAGTTATGGTGAGGGGAAAAAGTCTTTGAATTTATGGCTGCTTGCTAATTACACTCCTGAAAATGTGGAGGAAACAAAAAAAGAAATTTACAATATTATTTATCACTAA
- a CDS encoding PspC family transcriptional regulator — MLSNIRHKMEREWFGVLTRTGAKLGIPVSKLRIFFIYSTFATAGFFFLIYLGLAFTLWIKDIFITRRPSVFDL, encoded by the coding sequence ATGCTGAGTAATATCCGTCATAAAATGGAAAGAGAATGGTTTGGTGTACTGACAAGAACGGGGGCCAAACTGGGAATTCCTGTATCTAAATTGAGAATCTTCTTCATTTACTCGACTTTTGCCACAGCCGGTTTTTTCTTTCTGATCTATCTGGGATTGGCATTCACACTTTGGATTAAAGATATTTTCATCACCAGAAGACCTAGTGTCTTTGATTTATAA
- a CDS encoding DUF2851 family protein: MTEKLLQYLWNYKVFKNFDFKDIEGNSVEIIHFGKWNKNAGPDFLNAKIKINGLLLAGNIELHVRSSDWIFHNHSQDPNYQNIILHVVLQHDIEIKELTGKHVPALELKNHIDENIIQKYEKLINGNEFIPCENIFNPKKIPLNFHEENILKKLDEKSLELERNLIQYKNNFEAVLFHSFAYSFGLKVNAHIFRQIAESVDYSVINKIRQNPLQLEALFFGISGWLENPQDGQMKIWKREFDFIKAKFSISDLKFHPKFLRLRPPNFPTIRWSQMADLYKHQNLFSKIMEARNADQLYTIFKAIKASEYWDFHFNFGNISKVQPKTLSKDFIDLLILNTVLPLKYTYHKYHREEIADEIIELYKTVSAEKNTIINGWQKLGLNITNALESQSLIYHHKNYCEAKNCLACGIGFKLLKE, translated from the coding sequence ATGACGGAAAAACTACTTCAATATCTTTGGAACTATAAGGTTTTCAAAAATTTTGACTTCAAGGATATTGAAGGAAATTCCGTTGAAATCATCCATTTCGGAAAATGGAATAAAAATGCTGGCCCTGATTTTCTGAATGCTAAAATAAAAATCAACGGCTTACTTCTCGCAGGAAATATAGAACTGCATGTTCGTTCTTCAGACTGGATTTTCCACAATCATTCTCAAGATCCCAATTATCAGAACATCATTCTGCATGTTGTACTTCAGCATGACATAGAAATTAAAGAACTTACCGGAAAACATGTTCCAGCTCTGGAGCTGAAAAATCATATCGATGAAAATATCATCCAGAAATATGAAAAACTCATTAATGGAAATGAATTTATTCCCTGTGAAAATATCTTTAATCCAAAAAAAATACCGCTGAACTTCCACGAAGAGAATATTCTGAAAAAGCTGGATGAGAAATCCCTGGAACTTGAGCGGAATTTAATTCAGTATAAAAATAATTTTGAAGCCGTATTGTTTCACAGTTTCGCCTATTCATTTGGATTAAAAGTAAATGCTCATATTTTCCGGCAGATTGCCGAAAGTGTGGATTACAGTGTTATTAATAAAATCCGCCAGAATCCTCTTCAGCTTGAAGCTTTATTTTTCGGAATATCGGGATGGCTAGAGAATCCGCAGGATGGACAGATGAAAATATGGAAAAGGGAATTTGATTTCATTAAAGCCAAATTTTCGATTTCGGATCTGAAGTTTCATCCTAAGTTTTTACGGTTAAGACCACCCAATTTCCCTACAATCCGATGGTCTCAGATGGCAGACCTTTACAAACATCAGAATCTATTTTCAAAGATTATGGAAGCCAGAAATGCAGATCAGCTGTATACTATCTTTAAAGCTATAAAAGCCTCTGAATACTGGGATTTTCATTTTAATTTCGGAAATATTTCAAAGGTACAGCCTAAAACACTGAGCAAGGATTTCATTGATCTTCTGATTTTAAATACTGTTCTTCCTTTAAAGTACACTTATCACAAATACCATCGGGAAGAGATTGCAGATGAAATTATTGAACTGTACAAAACTGTTTCTGCTGAAAAAAACACGATCATTAATGGGTGGCAAAAGCTTGGACTAAACATTACCAATGCACTCGAAAGCCAAAGCCTGATCTATCATCATAAAAACTATTGTGAAGCAAAAAATTGTTTAGCCTGTGGCATTGGATTTAAACTTTTAAAAGAATAA
- the bshA gene encoding N-acetyl-alpha-D-glucosaminyl L-malate synthase BshA has protein sequence MKIGILCYPTYGGSGIVATELGMSLANKGYEVHFISSALPARLDITNPNIFFHRVNVQTYPLFQYQPYDIALSSMIYRVVNLYKLDLLHAHYAIPYAYAAFTAKQMLQEDNNDIPLVTTLHGTDITLVGQHPSYKHAVEFSINQSDAITSVSESLKKDTLQFFNIKKEIQVITNFIDNSEFDDCSECQRTQFANPDEKILIHVSNLRPVKRVDEVLQIFKNVEKKVKSKLIIIGEGPDMEKVNQFLEENPDLISKIRLLGKVNDLYKILQLSDVFLLPSEQESFGLAALEAMAAYTPVISSNAGGIPEVNIQGETGYLAEIGNVEAMSNYTIKLLSNDELLTKMKQNAKDQAIKFDLKNILPIYEKMYRTTIENFNKELTKV, from the coding sequence ATGAAAATAGGCATACTTTGCTATCCAACATATGGAGGAAGCGGAATTGTAGCAACAGAATTAGGAATGTCTCTTGCCAATAAAGGATATGAAGTGCATTTCATCAGTTCTGCACTTCCTGCAAGATTAGACATTACCAACCCGAATATTTTCTTCCACAGGGTAAATGTTCAAACCTATCCGCTGTTCCAGTATCAGCCTTATGATATTGCGCTAAGCTCGATGATCTACAGGGTTGTTAATCTATATAAACTGGATCTTCTTCATGCACATTATGCCATTCCGTATGCGTATGCGGCTTTTACAGCAAAGCAAATGCTTCAGGAAGACAATAATGATATTCCACTGGTAACTACCCTGCACGGTACAGATATTACGCTTGTAGGCCAGCACCCGAGTTATAAGCATGCTGTAGAATTTTCAATCAACCAATCAGATGCTATTACCTCGGTTTCTGAAAGTCTGAAAAAAGATACCCTTCAGTTTTTCAACATCAAAAAGGAAATTCAGGTGATTACCAATTTTATTGACAATTCTGAATTTGATGACTGCTCTGAGTGTCAGAGAACACAATTTGCCAATCCTGATGAAAAGATCCTGATCCATGTATCCAACCTTCGTCCCGTAAAACGTGTGGACGAGGTACTTCAGATCTTTAAGAATGTGGAGAAAAAGGTAAAATCCAAACTGATCATCATTGGTGAAGGTCCCGATATGGAAAAAGTCAATCAGTTTTTAGAAGAAAACCCAGATCTTATTTCCAAAATCCGTCTTTTAGGAAAGGTAAATGATTTGTATAAAATCTTACAGCTTTCAGACGTATTTCTTCTTCCTTCCGAACAGGAAAGTTTCGGTCTGGCTGCTTTGGAAGCAATGGCCGCCTATACTCCGGTAATCAGTTCCAATGCAGGAGGAATTCCTGAGGTGAATATTCAGGGAGAAACAGGATATCTTGCTGAAATCGGAAATGTGGAGGCCATGAGCAACTACACCATCAAGCTGTTGAGCAATGATGAACTTTTAACCAAAATGAAGCAAAACGCGAAAGATCAGGCTATAAAATTCGATTTGAAAAACATTCTTCCTATCTATGAGAAAATGTATAGAACGACTATAGAAAACTTTAATAAGGAGCTGACGAAAGTATAA
- a CDS encoding glycoside hydrolase family 3 protein, whose product MKKLLYTSLFIVALISPKVNAQYQPKNASKEDLKKAQQWVDKTYKNLSQDEKLGQLFIVALYTNKGEDYISQVRNIVANDKIGGLILMQDDAAREINLVNEFQQKSKVPLMIGMDAEWGLYQRIATAHKFPWAMTLGAIQDKNLVYQMAAKIAEDCHRMGINWDFAPVVDVNTNPNNPIIGNRSFGSEVDNVISSALSYSNGLQDNNILAAIKHFPGHGDTSTDSHLDLPVVSHSMERLNTIELAPFKALMNKGIGGVMVAHLYVPSLESGKGIPASVSKNIITGLLKDKLGYKGLIITDALNMGAVANKYKPGELDAMAFKAGNDIMLFSQGVSEGKKLIQKAIDKGEIPQSRVEESVKKILLTKYFLGLTQYTPKNPENINADLNNNSHIQLVQNLYSNALTLLKDEKKLLPLTGKQIYYVPLEEAPYQTFSNRLGNNVIIKKAGEINTIPAGSTVIVGFHKDNSTAYKPYKVSAESKQVLSELAKNQNVILNVFGSAYALKDIDLSKVSTVLVSYENNDDSMNAAADALNGKTKIWGKLPVLVNDQLKPGMGIDLNVVTSVNNTTSKQQ is encoded by the coding sequence ATGAAGAAATTATTATATACTTCACTCTTTATTGTCGCATTGATAAGTCCTAAGGTGAACGCCCAATATCAGCCTAAAAATGCTTCTAAGGAAGATTTGAAAAAGGCTCAGCAATGGGTTGACAAAACTTATAAAAATCTTTCTCAGGATGAAAAACTAGGACAGCTTTTTATTGTGGCACTTTACACCAATAAAGGAGAAGACTATATCAGCCAGGTAAGAAACATTGTTGCCAATGATAAAATAGGCGGTCTGATCTTAATGCAGGACGATGCTGCAAGAGAAATCAATCTGGTCAATGAATTTCAGCAAAAATCTAAAGTTCCTTTGATGATCGGTATGGATGCAGAATGGGGATTGTATCAGAGAATAGCAACCGCTCACAAATTTCCTTGGGCAATGACATTGGGTGCAATCCAGGATAAAAACCTTGTGTATCAGATGGCCGCAAAAATTGCTGAGGATTGTCACAGAATGGGAATCAACTGGGATTTTGCTCCTGTAGTGGATGTTAACACCAACCCTAATAATCCAATCATCGGCAACAGAAGTTTTGGTTCTGAAGTAGATAATGTAATCAGCTCTGCCCTATCCTATTCTAATGGCCTTCAGGACAACAATATCTTAGCAGCTATTAAACATTTCCCTGGCCACGGAGATACCAGCACAGACTCACACCTTGACCTTCCAGTGGTTTCCCACTCAATGGAAAGGCTTAACACCATAGAACTGGCGCCGTTCAAAGCGTTGATGAATAAAGGAATCGGAGGAGTAATGGTTGCCCATTTATATGTTCCAAGCTTAGAATCAGGAAAAGGAATCCCTGCTTCCGTTTCTAAAAACATCATTACCGGATTGCTTAAAGATAAGCTGGGTTATAAAGGTTTAATCATTACCGATGCATTAAATATGGGTGCTGTAGCGAATAAATACAAGCCGGGAGAACTGGATGCTATGGCTTTTAAAGCTGGAAATGATATTATGCTTTTCTCACAAGGTGTTTCTGAAGGTAAAAAACTGATTCAAAAAGCTATTGATAAAGGAGAAATTCCTCAATCCAGAGTAGAAGAAAGTGTAAAAAAAATCTTATTGACTAAGTATTTCCTTGGCCTTACTCAATACACTCCAAAAAATCCGGAAAACATCAATGCTGATTTAAATAACAATTCTCATATCCAGCTGGTACAGAATCTTTATTCCAATGCACTGACTTTATTAAAGGATGAAAAGAAATTACTTCCTCTTACAGGAAAGCAGATTTACTATGTCCCTTTGGAAGAAGCCCCTTACCAGACTTTTTCCAACAGATTAGGTAATAACGTAATCATCAAAAAAGCAGGAGAAATAAATACGATTCCAGCAGGATCAACGGTCATTGTCGGATTCCATAAAGATAATTCAACAGCTTACAAACCTTATAAAGTTTCAGCAGAATCCAAGCAGGTTCTTTCTGAGCTTGCCAAAAATCAAAATGTAATTCTGAATGTATTCGGAAGTGCATACGCATTAAAGGATATTGACCTTTCAAAAGTTTCAACAGTTCTGGTTTCTTATGAAAACAATGATGATTCAATGAATGCCGCAGCTGATGCTTTAAACGGAAAAACAAAAATATGGGGGAAACTTCCTGTACTGGTTAATGATCAGCTGAAACCAGGAATGGGTATTGATCTTAATGTGGTTACCTCAGTAAATAATACAACATCAAAACAACAATAA
- the ribA gene encoding GTP cyclohydrolase II, giving the protein MIKIQAEANVPTEHGTFRMIAFSENENDWMPHMAIVAENTDFSKPVNVRFHSECITGEVFHSKKCECGQQLDAAMKYIHENGGIIIYLRQEGRNIGIINKLKAYSLQEKGLDTVQANLELGLPADDRNFGVAIEILNLLEVKDINLLTNNPEKVRYVVDSNIHLNSRVPLQIPANEMSKGYLQTKKDFFGHLLDDNDN; this is encoded by the coding sequence ATGATTAAAATTCAGGCGGAAGCCAATGTTCCCACAGAACACGGTACTTTCCGAATGATAGCTTTCTCCGAAAACGAAAACGACTGGATGCCTCATATGGCCATCGTGGCTGAAAATACAGATTTTTCAAAGCCTGTCAATGTTCGTTTCCATTCAGAATGTATTACCGGAGAAGTTTTCCATTCAAAAAAATGTGAATGCGGCCAACAATTGGATGCTGCAATGAAATATATCCATGAAAACGGTGGAATTATCATCTACCTTCGCCAGGAAGGAAGGAACATCGGGATCATCAACAAGCTGAAGGCATATTCCTTACAGGAAAAAGGTTTGGACACCGTACAGGCCAATCTTGAACTGGGACTTCCTGCAGATGACAGAAATTTTGGAGTAGCCATTGAAATCCTGAATCTGTTGGAAGTAAAAGACATCAACCTTCTGACCAACAATCCTGAAAAGGTAAGATATGTTGTAGACAGCAACATTCACCTTAATTCAAGAGTACCGCTACAGATTCCTGCGAACGAAATGAGCAAAGGATATCTGCAAACAAAAAAAGATTTCTTTGGACATCTTCTGGATGACAATGATAACTAA
- a CDS encoding DUF4254 domain-containing protein, giving the protein MKFTETAWKVFNQAIEDYHVSDDVNTLINNPFEKDTLERILYAKNWIDTVQWHLEDIIRDENIDPAEALQLKRTIDASNQKRTDLVEYIDGWFLTKFENITPKSEAKINTETPAWAVDRLSILALKVYHMSLEANRESASEEHRNNCQAKLDVLLTQKEDLSTSINQLLADIENGNVKMKVYKQMKMYNDESLNPILYQKGQQK; this is encoded by the coding sequence ATGAAATTTACTGAGACTGCATGGAAAGTCTTCAATCAAGCTATTGAAGACTATCACGTGTCTGATGACGTTAACACTCTAATTAATAACCCGTTCGAAAAAGATACTTTGGAACGGATTTTGTATGCAAAGAACTGGATTGATACCGTTCAATGGCATCTGGAAGATATAATTAGAGATGAAAATATTGATCCGGCTGAAGCTCTTCAACTCAAGAGAACAATAGACGCTTCCAATCAGAAAAGAACTGATCTGGTAGAATATATTGACGGCTGGTTCCTTACTAAGTTTGAAAATATAACTCCTAAATCTGAAGCAAAAATAAATACAGAAACTCCCGCTTGGGCAGTAGACAGATTATCAATTCTTGCATTAAAGGTTTATCATATGTCGTTAGAAGCGAATAGAGAATCGGCTTCTGAAGAACACAGAAACAACTGCCAGGCTAAACTGGATGTTCTGCTTACTCAGAAAGAGGACCTGTCAACTTCTATTAATCAGTTGCTTGCTGATATTGAGAACGGTAACGTTAAGATGAAAGTATACAAACAAATGAAAATGTATAACGATGAAAGTCTTAACCCAATCCTTTATCAAAAAGGGCAACAGAAATGA
- a CDS encoding twin-arginine translocase TatA/TatE family subunit, whose protein sequence is MNTLTILALSWQHILIVAILLVLLFGGKKIPELMRGVGSGIKEFKDAVKEEDKPGSEKKPTSNDNNSPSN, encoded by the coding sequence ATGAATACACTAACAATACTTGCCTTATCTTGGCAACACATCCTTATCGTAGCAATACTTTTAGTATTACTTTTTGGAGGAAAGAAAATTCCGGAATTAATGAGAGGAGTAGGTTCAGGAATCAAAGAATTTAAAGATGCGGTAAAAGAAGAAGACAAGCCAGGTTCTGAAAAAAAACCAACTTCGAACGATAATAATTCTCCAAGCAACTAA
- a CDS encoding murein hydrolase activator EnvC family protein: MIKKFSFLIGVLMFGLHQGQQNKEQLQKQNAELKKQIAQINSDLAKTRSESKLSVAYLSNVNQKLVLREKVYNNTQKEKRFIEDDIYLRQLEINRQNKELAVLRKNYAEVLVNAYKNKGVQNKVTFILSAKNLGEGIRRVQYLKQYSDYQDKKAAEITNAANLIKKTIAQRQNSVKEKANLLVNQQKDLATINAERAQKEQLVTDFKKNESKLTAELKQKQVQSKALEGQIRAIIAEEIRIAKAEEEARRKAEAEKIRLAKIAAEREKARIEAEAKARAEALERERRLAEAEAKRAADLAAKRAEEERKRSEDAAKAEANARDESRRIAAKKASDEANARAKEAADKLTAARAAEAALTKRKEEDKKAAETKAMTSYGVSSATGNSFADNRGRLGYPADRAGQITHRFGRQQHPVFKNISEDNTGIKISVPSGTRAKSVFPGTVSSVVASSDGTKTVIIKHGGYFTIYSNLSNANVSKGQQVSSGTAIGTIAQDFDGAYTLDFQVWNGSTPVDPLGWISY, encoded by the coding sequence ATGATTAAAAAATTTAGCTTTTTAATAGGTGTTTTGATGTTTGGACTGCACCAGGGACAGCAGAACAAAGAACAGCTGCAGAAGCAGAATGCCGAACTTAAAAAACAAATTGCACAAATAAATTCCGATTTAGCCAAAACCAGAAGTGAATCTAAGCTTTCTGTAGCTTATCTTTCCAATGTGAACCAAAAATTGGTTTTAAGAGAGAAGGTATATAATAATACTCAGAAAGAAAAAAGATTCATTGAGGATGATATCTATTTACGTCAGCTGGAAATCAATCGTCAGAACAAAGAACTGGCTGTATTGAGAAAAAACTATGCTGAGGTTTTGGTGAATGCTTATAAAAATAAAGGTGTACAGAACAAAGTAACTTTTATTCTTTCTGCCAAAAATCTAGGAGAAGGTATACGTAGAGTACAGTACCTGAAACAATACTCAGATTATCAGGATAAAAAAGCAGCTGAAATTACCAATGCTGCCAACCTGATCAAGAAAACAATTGCACAAAGACAAAACTCTGTAAAAGAGAAAGCAAACCTTCTGGTAAACCAACAGAAGGATTTGGCGACGATCAATGCTGAAAGAGCTCAGAAAGAGCAGCTGGTAACTGATTTTAAGAAAAACGAATCCAAACTGACCGCTGAACTTAAGCAGAAGCAAGTTCAGTCCAAAGCATTGGAAGGACAGATCAGAGCTATTATTGCTGAAGAAATCAGAATTGCTAAAGCAGAGGAAGAAGCAAGAAGAAAAGCAGAAGCAGAAAAAATACGTTTGGCAAAAATAGCTGCCGAAAGAGAAAAAGCAAGAATTGAAGCGGAAGCCAAAGCAAGAGCCGAAGCCCTTGAAAGAGAAAGAAGACTTGCTGAAGCTGAAGCTAAAAGAGCTGCAGATCTGGCGGCAAAAAGAGCTGAAGAAGAAAGAAAGCGTAGTGAAGATGCTGCCAAGGCAGAAGCCAATGCAAGAGATGAGTCCAGAAGAATAGCCGCTAAAAAAGCTTCAGACGAAGCCAATGCAAGAGCTAAAGAAGCTGCTGATAAATTAACAGCTGCAAGAGCCGCAGAAGCTGCCCTTACGAAGAGAAAAGAAGAAGATAAAAAGGCTGCTGAAACAAAAGCAATGACAAGCTACGGAGTTTCCTCCGCTACCGGAAACAGCTTTGCAGACAATAGAGGAAGACTTGGATATCCTGCAGACAGAGCCGGACAAATCACCCACCGTTTCGGAAGACAGCAGCACCCGGTTTTCAAAAATATCTCTGAAGACAATACCGGTATTAAAATTTCTGTGCCTTCAGGTACACGTGCTAAATCTGTATTCCCGGGAACTGTATCTTCGGTTGTAGCAAGCAGTGATGGTACCAAGACCGTTATTATCAAACACGGAGGGTATTTTACTATTTATTCCAACTTATCCAATGCAAATGTTTCCAAAGGACAGCAGGTTTCATCAGGAACTGCAATAGGTACTATAGCCCAGGATTTTGATGGCGCTTATACTCTTGATTTCCAAGTATGGAATGGAAGTACACCAGTTGACCCATTAGGTTGGATTTCATATTAA
- a CDS encoding DUF4292 domain-containing protein, whose product MKNWIPLLLLLLVLSSCKTRTKVQNDTDQTRDSITTTVDKDNGNPKDVNQPVRDKLTFFEHVLIPPKFEQIKIDSKVRVETGSYVPTLDATVYIENDKKVWMNLRALFINAARGIATPEGIKGQDKINKTYIDSDFDYLNNLLNVNFIDYKSLEKILLGRTFVKINDRQFDLTQNAQGFKMVSNINQKITTDEKNREYKIALQYDTNYDLLSVNLKDILSSDELDVSYSDWNEYEGIRLPKNVKIIIKGSKSSQILMENTKFDFSRMETPYSVPSSYKKIEIK is encoded by the coding sequence ATGAAAAACTGGATTCCCCTTCTTTTATTGCTTCTTGTCTTATCATCCTGTAAGACCCGTACCAAAGTTCAAAATGATACAGATCAGACACGGGACAGTATTACTACAACAGTGGATAAAGACAATGGAAATCCAAAAGATGTAAACCAACCGGTGAGAGACAAACTCACTTTTTTCGAACATGTATTGATTCCACCCAAATTTGAGCAGATCAAGATTGACAGCAAAGTTCGGGTAGAAACGGGAAGCTATGTCCCTACCCTGGATGCTACTGTCTATATTGAAAATGACAAAAAGGTATGGATGAATCTCAGAGCTTTATTCATCAATGCGGCCAGAGGTATTGCGACTCCTGAAGGAATAAAAGGCCAGGATAAGATCAACAAAACCTATATAGATTCAGACTTTGATTATCTTAATAATTTACTGAACGTTAATTTCATTGATTATAAATCTTTGGAGAAAATCCTGTTAGGAAGAACTTTTGTCAAAATAAATGACAGACAATTTGATCTGACACAAAATGCACAAGGCTTCAAAATGGTTTCTAACATCAATCAGAAAATTACGACAGATGAAAAAAACAGGGAATATAAAATTGCACTTCAATACGACACTAATTACGATTTATTATCCGTCAATTTAAAAGATATTCTGTCTTCAGACGAACTTGATGTTTCCTATAGTGACTGGAATGAATATGAAGGAATCCGTCTTCCAAAAAATGTTAAAATAATTATAAAAGGCTCAAAATCTAGTCAGATCTTAATGGAAAATACGAAATTTGACTTTTCGAGGATGGAAACACCTTATTCTGTACCATCCAGTTATAAGAAAATTGAGATTAAATGA